TTCCTATATTGGCAATACGGTTTAGAAGCTGCGATCATCAGTCATTTTAGCGCTGACATCGTACTACATGTGATCTTGAAAAATAAAACGATAGAAAGTAGGAGAAGCAAATGATCGTTGTAACAACAGAAAACATTCCAGGATATCGTGTCGTTGAAGTGAAAGGAACAACATTCGGCTTAATCGTTCGAGCACGCGGAATTGGAGGAGACATCATGGCTGGTCTTCGTTCAGTCGTTGGTGGAGAAATCAAGGAGTACACGGTGCTCCTGGAGGACGCGCGCAAGCAGGCACTTGACCGCATGATAAAAAACGCAACTGCCATGGGAGCTAACGCTGTGGTCATGTGTCGTTACGACTCTGGAAATATGGGAAATATGGGGGAAGTTGTCGCATACGGTACAGCAGTTGTCATTGAAAAGGTGTAAATGAATGATTTATATCATTTCCTACATCGTTTTTCAGGTCTTGCTTCTCATCATTTTGCTAATCATCTCGAAAATCAAGGACAAGCGGCTGCACCAAGACCACGGCGAAGTCGTCCCGCCTGGATTTGAGCCGACGAATGAAGTGACGATCGATCCGGTAACGCAGGAAAAACGTCGTGTATACTTCAATCCGAAGACCGGGGATCGCTATTACAAAATTGAAAAATAAGCGATGAGAAGAACTGTCAACTCGTTAGGTATGCTGGATCTATCATTTGGTGGAAAGTAAGTAGATAGTAGATTTATAGTAGAAACGAGCCAAATCTTGTTTGATGACAAGATTTGGCTTTTGTTGTGTCCCAG
The window above is part of the Brevibacillus brevis NBRC 100599 genome. Proteins encoded here:
- a CDS encoding heavy metal-binding domain-containing protein translates to MIVVTTENIPGYRVVEVKGTTFGLIVRARGIGGDIMAGLRSVVGGEIKEYTVLLEDARKQALDRMIKNATAMGANAVVMCRYDSGNMGNMGEVVAYGTAVVIEKV